A genomic window from Halomonas sp. LR3S48 includes:
- a CDS encoding AraC family transcriptional regulator yields MATLSSPVLHERMVERLYRLVPNEGYTQSLLDGVRFLRSNRPLKLTPVLYEPSIVIVCQGRKRGYLGDEIYLYDALHYLVLSVPLPFVSETEASPEEPLLAISIRLDMAVVAELAFKLDQWGERSVAPPRGMLSTPLGEPMADATLRLIEALGSPMEAQLLAPGIVREICYRVLVGEQGGSVRAALAHQGQFGRIAKALQRIHADYAEPLEVGRLASEVGMSTAVFHVHFKAVTQTSPLQYIKSTRLHQARFMMIRDGLPAAAAAARVGYESPSQFSREFKRFFGRPPGEEVREMKATLALLPPTQAEGLALTH; encoded by the coding sequence GTGGCGACCCTGTCTTCCCCTGTCCTTCATGAGCGAATGGTCGAGCGGCTGTATCGGCTCGTGCCGAACGAGGGCTATACCCAGTCGCTGCTGGATGGGGTGCGCTTTCTGCGCTCGAACCGCCCGCTGAAGCTTACGCCGGTGCTGTACGAGCCGAGCATCGTGATCGTGTGCCAGGGGCGCAAGCGGGGCTACCTGGGTGACGAGATATACCTCTACGATGCCCTGCACTACCTGGTTCTATCGGTACCGCTGCCCTTCGTATCGGAAACCGAGGCAAGCCCCGAAGAGCCACTGCTGGCCATTTCGATTCGCCTGGACATGGCCGTGGTGGCAGAACTCGCGTTCAAGCTGGACCAGTGGGGCGAACGTTCGGTGGCGCCGCCGCGGGGCATGCTTTCCACTCCGCTCGGCGAGCCCATGGCGGATGCCACGCTCAGACTGATCGAGGCGCTGGGCTCGCCTATGGAGGCGCAGTTGCTGGCGCCGGGCATCGTGCGGGAGATCTGCTACCGTGTGCTGGTCGGCGAGCAGGGAGGGAGCGTGCGCGCGGCGCTGGCGCATCAAGGGCAGTTCGGCAGGATCGCCAAGGCGCTGCAGCGTATCCACGCGGATTATGCCGAGCCGCTGGAGGTGGGGCGCCTGGCCAGCGAGGTCGGCATGAGCACGGCGGTTTTCCACGTGCATTTCAAGGCGGTAACGCAGACATCGCCTCTGCAGTACATCAAGTCGACGCGGTTGCACCAGGCCCGGTTCATGATGATTCGGGACGGACTGCCCGCAGCGGCCGCCGCCGCCAGGGTGGGCTACGAGAGCCCTTCGCAGTTCAGCCGCGAGTTCAAGCGCTTCTTCGGTCGGCCTCCCGGCGAGGAGGTGCGTGAAATGAAAGCCACGCTGGCATTGCTGCCGCCGACACAGGCGGAAGGCCTGGCGCTGACGCATTGA